The Bradyrhizobium sp. WBAH42 genome includes a window with the following:
- a CDS encoding tetratricopeptide repeat protein, which yields MRIFLLAMLLAFAAPQTAQAQSADLVLCDRLAADPSDPDKPADVKGVAEIASADIATAVKFCRQAANASRRAMFELGRAYAANRQTAEAIAAWRKAADKGSSAAMVELGVLYGTGAGVAKDEAQARKLFEKAAQAGNPRGVSNLAALGSAGGAAPADPAQARALLGKAAETNAEAQYQLGLMLSEGDGGAKDDVAARALFEKAAAQNHPGALERMGAFAQEGRGGPKDKDAAKAYYERAAALGDEDAKKALERIRCPYAIKDKQGKLVTTLCF from the coding sequence ATGCGGATTTTCCTCCTTGCCATGCTGCTGGCCTTCGCCGCGCCCCAGACGGCGCAGGCGCAATCGGCCGATCTCGTGTTGTGCGACCGTCTCGCCGCCGATCCCAGCGATCCCGACAAGCCGGCCGACGTGAAGGGCGTCGCGGAGATCGCGTCCGCCGACATCGCAACCGCGGTCAAATTCTGCAGGCAGGCGGCCAACGCCTCGCGTCGCGCGATGTTCGAGCTCGGGCGCGCTTACGCGGCCAACCGGCAGACGGCAGAGGCGATCGCCGCCTGGCGCAAGGCGGCCGACAAGGGATCCAGTGCGGCCATGGTCGAGCTCGGCGTGCTCTACGGCACCGGCGCCGGTGTCGCCAAGGACGAGGCGCAGGCGCGAAAGCTGTTCGAGAAGGCGGCGCAGGCCGGCAACCCGCGCGGCGTCAGCAACCTTGCCGCGCTCGGCAGTGCAGGCGGCGCGGCGCCGGCCGACCCCGCCCAGGCCCGCGCGCTGCTCGGCAAGGCCGCCGAGACCAATGCGGAGGCGCAGTACCAGCTCGGCCTGATGCTGTCTGAAGGCGATGGCGGGGCAAAGGACGACGTCGCGGCGCGCGCGCTGTTCGAGAAGGCGGCGGCGCAAAACCATCCCGGCGCGCTGGAGCGGATGGGGGCCTTCGCGCAGGAAGGCCGCGGCGGTCCGAAGGACAAGGACGCCGCCAAGGCCTATTACGAGCGCGCCGCCGCGCTCGGCGACGAGGACGCCAAGAAGGCGCTGGAGCGCATTCGCTGTCCCTATGCGATCAAGGACAAGCAGGGCAAGCTCGTCACCACGCTGTGCTTCTGA
- a CDS encoding MliC family protein: MGRHKAIVLTVSMLAGGMLGGRQADAQTFQTYRCADGTQFIVGFYDGDKRAFLQIDGEPVALAKRLAVSGARYSGAGVTLRIPKSGPTTVKHLKRPVTACAVVEKPGI, encoded by the coding sequence ATGGGCCGGCACAAGGCCATTGTTTTGACGGTCAGCATGCTGGCGGGCGGAATGCTCGGTGGGCGGCAGGCCGATGCGCAGACCTTCCAAACCTATCGCTGCGCCGATGGTACGCAGTTCATCGTCGGGTTTTATGACGGCGACAAGCGCGCCTTTCTCCAGATCGACGGCGAGCCGGTCGCGCTCGCCAAGCGGCTGGCGGTTTCGGGGGCGCGCTATTCGGGGGCGGGAGTTACGCTGAGGATTCCCAAGTCCGGGCCCACCACGGTCAAGCACCTGAAGCGGCCGGTTACGGCCTGCGCGGTGGTCGAAAAGCCCGGGATCTAG
- a CDS encoding glutamine synthetase beta-grasp domain-containing protein translates to MTKYKLEYIWLDGYTPTPNLRGKTQIKEFASFPTLEQLPLWGFDGSSTQQAEGHSSDCVLKPVAVFPDGARTNGVLVMCEVMMPDGKTPHASNKRATILDDAGAWFGFEQEYFFYKDGRPLGFPTSGYPAPQGPYYTGVGFSNVGDVARKIVEEHLDLCLAAGINHEGINAEVAKGQWEFQIFGKGSKTAADQMWMARYLMLRLTEKYGIDIEFHCKPLGDTDWNGSGMHANFSTAYMREVGGKEYFEALMAAFEKNLMDHIAVYGPDNDKRLTGKHETAPWNKFSYGVADRGASIRVPHSFVNNGYKGYLEDRRPNSQGDPYQIASQILKTISSVPTDKKAAA, encoded by the coding sequence ATGACCAAGTACAAGCTCGAGTACATCTGGCTCGACGGATATACGCCGACTCCGAATTTGCGCGGCAAAACTCAGATCAAGGAATTCGCGTCGTTCCCGACGCTCGAGCAGCTTCCGCTCTGGGGCTTCGACGGCTCCTCGACCCAGCAGGCCGAAGGCCACAGCTCCGATTGCGTGCTGAAGCCGGTCGCCGTGTTCCCGGACGGTGCGCGCACCAACGGCGTGCTGGTGATGTGCGAAGTCATGATGCCCGATGGCAAGACCCCGCACGCCTCCAACAAGCGCGCCACCATCCTCGACGACGCCGGCGCCTGGTTCGGCTTCGAGCAGGAGTATTTCTTCTACAAGGACGGCCGTCCGCTCGGCTTCCCGACATCGGGCTATCCCGCGCCGCAGGGCCCGTACTACACCGGCGTCGGCTTCTCGAATGTGGGCGACGTCGCCCGCAAGATCGTCGAAGAGCATCTCGACCTCTGCTTGGCCGCCGGTATCAACCATGAAGGCATCAACGCGGAAGTCGCCAAGGGCCAGTGGGAATTCCAGATCTTCGGCAAGGGCTCCAAGACCGCTGCCGACCAGATGTGGATGGCCCGCTACCTGATGCTGCGCCTGACCGAGAAGTACGGCATCGACATCGAATTCCACTGCAAGCCGCTCGGCGATACCGACTGGAACGGCTCGGGCATGCACGCCAACTTCTCGACCGCCTATATGCGCGAAGTCGGCGGCAAGGAGTATTTCGAGGCGCTGATGGCCGCCTTCGAGAAGAACCTGATGGACCACATCGCCGTCTACGGCCCGGACAACGACAAGCGTCTGACCGGCAAGCACGAGACCGCGCCGTGGAACAAGTTCAGCTACGGCGTTGCCGATCGCGGCGCTTCGATCCGTGTTCCGCACTCCTTCGTCAACAACGGCTACAAGGGCTATCTGGAAGACCGCCGTCCGAACTCGCAAGGCGACCCCTACCAGATCGCTTCGCAGATCCTGAAGACGATCTCGTCCGTGCCGACCGACAAAAAGGCCGCGGCCTAA
- a CDS encoding tyrosine-protein phosphatase, whose product MQDSSLKDSPARHLALQGASNFRDLGGYPTADGRTTRWRHIFRSNHLGQLTAADVEIVRALGVRSAFDFRGVEERAAGICVVNEITVHSLPIEPTVVAALRAELAKGTLTAAVALELMRESYRNYVRHNTHSYRALFGHLLEDRAPLVIHCTAGKDRTGFASALILHALGVADDVIADDYLLTNRHYKRDPSNASDLPADVLDAIGSVEASYLAAAFEAVGSEYGDLETYLRDGLKLGTAERTALKERYLQA is encoded by the coding sequence ATGCAAGACTCCTCTCTCAAGGACTCCCCTGCCCGTCATCTCGCCCTCCAGGGTGCCAGCAATTTCCGCGACCTCGGTGGCTACCCGACCGCCGATGGCCGCACCACGCGCTGGCGGCACATTTTCCGCTCCAACCATCTCGGCCAACTCACCGCGGCCGACGTCGAGATCGTCCGCGCGCTCGGCGTGCGCAGCGCCTTCGATTTCCGCGGTGTCGAGGAGCGCGCGGCCGGCATCTGCGTCGTGAACGAGATCACGGTGCATTCGCTGCCGATCGAGCCGACCGTCGTGGCCGCGCTGCGCGCCGAGCTCGCGAAGGGCACGCTGACCGCGGCCGTGGCGCTCGAGCTCATGCGCGAGTCCTACCGCAACTATGTCCGCCACAACACCCACAGTTACCGCGCGCTGTTCGGCCATCTGCTGGAAGACCGCGCGCCGCTCGTGATCCACTGCACCGCCGGCAAGGACCGCACCGGTTTTGCCAGCGCGCTGATCCTGCACGCGCTGGGCGTGGCGGACGATGTCATTGCGGACGATTACCTCTTGACCAACCGGCACTACAAGCGCGACCCGTCGAACGCCTCCGATCTGCCCGCCGATGTCCTTGACGCGATCGGCAGCGTCGAGGCCTCTTACCTGGCGGCCGCTTTCGAAGCGGTCGGCAGCGAATATGGCGATCTCGAAACCTATTTGCGCGACGGGCTCAAGCTCGGCACGGCAGAGCGCACCGCACTGAAGGAGCGTTATCTGCAGGCGTGA
- a CDS encoding alpha/beta hydrolase, producing MRDWDDAYANSAHIPGSDKMPALWAERAAAYRAGLKEFRPDIAYGAGERQKLDLILPDGDSKGLVVFVHGGYWMRFDKSAWTDLAEGARHHGWTVVLPSYTLAPAARISDITAEITAAIAKAASLVSGPIRLAGHSAGGHLVTRMLCDDSRLESAVFNRIAGTLSISGLHDLRPLLKTKMNDTLRMTMEEASLESAALHLPRGHSPVTAWVGGSERPEFIRQSDLMANIWTGFDVPTHLVIDPGLNHFTVIDGLKEPCSPITARLIGLD from the coding sequence ATGCGCGATTGGGATGACGCTTACGCCAATTCGGCCCATATCCCGGGCTCGGACAAGATGCCGGCGCTGTGGGCGGAGCGGGCGGCGGCCTACCGCGCCGGGCTGAAGGAATTTCGTCCCGACATCGCCTACGGCGCCGGCGAGCGTCAAAAGCTCGACCTGATCCTGCCTGACGGCGACAGCAAGGGTCTGGTCGTCTTCGTTCATGGCGGCTACTGGATGCGCTTCGACAAGTCGGCCTGGACCGACCTCGCCGAAGGTGCCCGGCATCATGGCTGGACGGTGGTGCTGCCGAGCTACACGCTGGCGCCGGCTGCACGCATCTCCGATATCACCGCGGAAATCACCGCCGCGATCGCCAAAGCCGCATCGCTGGTCTCAGGGCCGATCCGGCTCGCCGGCCATTCCGCCGGCGGCCATCTCGTCACGCGCATGCTGTGCGACGACAGCCGGCTCGAGTCTGCTGTCTTCAACCGCATCGCCGGCACGCTCTCGATCAGCGGCCTGCATGATCTGCGTCCGCTGCTCAAGACGAAGATGAACGACACGCTGCGCATGACCATGGAGGAGGCGAGCCTCGAAAGCGCGGCGCTGCATCTGCCGCGGGGGCATTCGCCCGTAACGGCCTGGGTCGGCGGCAGCGAGCGGCCCGAATTCATCCGCCAGTCCGATCTGATGGCCAATATCTGGACCGGCTTCGACGTGCCGACGCACCTCGTCATCGATCCCGGTCTCAACCATTTTACCGTGATTGACGGGCTGAAGGAGCCGTGCTCGCCGATCACTGCCCGCCTGATCGGCCTCGACTGA
- the kynU gene encoding kynureninase: protein MTRLRVYDDTKALFHLPDGLIYLDGNSLGALPLGVAERVNRVITEEWGNELIRAWNTAGWYVQPRHVGDRIARLIGAEAGSVMVGDTLSLKVYQALAAALDMTPSRKIVLSDTGNFPTDLYMAEGLIATLGRGHQLRLVAPEEIEGALSDETAVLYITEVDYRTGRRHDMAKLTARAHALGIVTLWDLAHSAGALPVDLAGSGADFAAGCTYKYLNAGPGAPAFLYVAPRHADSARAALSGWMGHAKPFAFELAYAAAGGVERMRVGTPPVLAMAALEASLDIWDKVDIAEVRARSLALGDLLISEVERHCPQLKLVTPRDHERRGSQVSFAFDGGYAAMQALIARGVIGDFRAPDIMRFGLTPLYVGENEIIRAAEIIEEVISGEVWRRPEYQVVNAVT, encoded by the coding sequence ATGACCAGGCTTCGCGTCTACGACGACACCAAAGCGTTGTTCCATCTGCCTGACGGCCTGATCTATCTCGACGGCAATTCGCTCGGTGCGCTGCCGCTGGGCGTTGCCGAGCGCGTCAACCGCGTGATCACCGAGGAGTGGGGCAACGAGCTGATCCGCGCCTGGAACACCGCAGGCTGGTATGTCCAGCCGCGCCATGTCGGCGATCGCATCGCGCGGCTGATCGGTGCGGAGGCCGGCTCGGTGATGGTCGGAGACACGCTGTCCCTGAAGGTCTATCAGGCACTCGCCGCCGCGCTCGACATGACCCCGTCCCGCAAGATCGTCCTGTCGGACACCGGCAACTTCCCGACCGACCTCTACATGGCCGAGGGCCTGATCGCGACGCTTGGGCGCGGCCATCAATTGCGTCTGGTGGCACCTGAGGAGATCGAGGGCGCGTTGTCCGACGAGACCGCCGTTCTGTACATCACCGAGGTCGACTACCGCACCGGCCGTCGCCACGACATGGCAAAGCTCACCGCGAGAGCGCACGCGCTCGGCATCGTCACCCTCTGGGATCTCGCCCATTCCGCCGGCGCGCTGCCGGTCGATCTCGCCGGGAGCGGCGCCGATTTCGCCGCGGGGTGTACCTACAAATATCTCAACGCGGGTCCCGGAGCGCCGGCCTTCCTCTACGTCGCGCCGCGTCATGCCGACAGCGCTCGCGCCGCTCTGTCGGGGTGGATGGGCCACGCAAAACCGTTTGCGTTCGAGCTTGCCTATGCGGCCGCGGGCGGCGTCGAACGCATGCGCGTTGGCACCCCTCCGGTGCTCGCCATGGCGGCGCTGGAGGCCTCGCTCGATATCTGGGACAAAGTCGACATCGCGGAGGTTCGTGCGCGTTCGCTGGCGCTGGGTGATCTCCTGATCAGTGAAGTCGAGCGCCATTGTCCGCAGCTCAAGCTCGTCACCCCGCGCGATCATGAGCGCCGCGGCTCGCAAGTCTCGTTCGCCTTCGACGGCGGCTACGCCGCGATGCAGGCCCTGATCGCCCGTGGTGTCATCGGCGATTTCCGCGCGCCTGACATCATGCGGTTCGGCCTGACGCCGCTCTATGTCGGAGAGAATGAGATCATCCGGGCGGCGGAGATCATCGAAGAGGTGATTTCAGGGGAGGTGTGGCGACGGCCGGAGTACCAGGTGGTGAACGCGGTGACGTGA
- a CDS encoding GNAT family N-acetyltransferase has translation MVLEDTVRTVPGYVRTLIQQEELPLLRDHLLRLDAASRHDRFNGFLDDSFIERYAARCAEDGTVIVAYMVDGVVRGAAELHPPEDDSLPEVAFSVEASARRQGVGTVLFRRLIAEARWKGYKRLRITTGAENHAMRALARKFGAHLAFRHGESTGTIDLAKTPEAELADLAASPFTAGRALLSFNSTCWKLISSMYGNRAA, from the coding sequence GTGGTACTTGAAGACACCGTCCGTACCGTTCCCGGCTATGTACGGACCTTGATCCAGCAGGAAGAATTGCCGCTCCTGCGCGATCACCTGCTGAGGCTCGATGCCGCCAGCCGGCACGACCGTTTCAACGGCTTTCTCGACGACAGCTTCATCGAGCGCTACGCCGCCCGCTGCGCCGAGGACGGCACCGTGATCGTTGCCTATATGGTCGACGGCGTGGTGCGCGGTGCGGCTGAGTTGCATCCCCCGGAGGACGATTCCTTGCCGGAGGTCGCTTTCAGCGTGGAAGCCTCCGCGCGCCGCCAGGGCGTCGGCACCGTGCTGTTCCGCCGCCTGATCGCGGAGGCGCGCTGGAAGGGCTACAAGCGGCTGCGCATCACGACGGGTGCCGAGAATCACGCGATGCGGGCGCTCGCCAGGAAGTTCGGGGCCCATCTGGCTTTCCGCCACGGCGAATCGACCGGCACGATCGACCTCGCCAAGACGCCCGAGGCCGAGCTTGCCGATCTGGCGGCCTCGCCGTTCACGGCCGGACGCGCTCTTCTCAGCTTCAACAGCACGTGCTGGAAGCTGATCTCGAGCATGTACGGCAATCGGGCTGCATAG
- a CDS encoding SDR family oxidoreductase codes for MQGKVVVVTGALGALGRVVAEMARSRGARIAGIDHAPSQLSETPQRIVMGGVDLSDAGQAKNAVDAAAKHFGRLDALINIAGGFAFETVGDGDIATWQRMHALNVLTALNASRAALPHLAKSPAGRIVNIGAMGALQAGSGMGPYAASKAGVHRLTEALATEWKGKVTVNAVLPSIIDTAANRADMPKADFSKWVTPQELAEVILFLASDAASGVTGALVPVGGRV; via the coding sequence GTGCAGGGGAAAGTAGTTGTCGTGACTGGCGCGCTCGGCGCACTCGGCAGAGTCGTCGCGGAGATGGCACGGTCCCGCGGCGCGCGGATCGCCGGCATCGATCATGCGCCCTCGCAATTGTCAGAGACACCCCAACGCATCGTGATGGGCGGTGTCGACCTGTCCGACGCGGGGCAAGCGAAGAATGCCGTCGATGCGGCGGCGAAGCATTTCGGCCGGCTCGACGCGTTGATCAACATCGCCGGCGGCTTCGCCTTCGAGACCGTCGGCGACGGCGACATCGCGACGTGGCAGCGCATGCACGCGCTGAACGTCCTGACGGCGCTCAACGCCTCGCGCGCGGCGCTGCCGCACCTTGCCAAGTCCCCGGCCGGCCGCATCGTCAATATCGGCGCCATGGGCGCGCTGCAGGCCGGCAGCGGCATGGGCCCCTATGCCGCGTCGAAAGCGGGCGTGCATCGCCTGACCGAGGCGCTCGCCACCGAGTGGAAGGGCAAGGTTACCGTCAACGCCGTGCTGCCCTCGATCATCGATACCGCGGCCAACCGCGCCGACATGCCGAAAGCCGACTTTTCCAAATGGGTGACGCCACAGGAACTCGCCGAAGTTATCCTGTTCCTCGCCAGCGATGCCGCCAGCGGCGTCACCGGCGCGCTGGTCCCGGTCGGCGGCCGGGTCTAA
- a CDS encoding DUF2735 domain-containing protein, translating into MMNNGLSHGSAKIYQFPVGGRAALAGRRYGETRFPADQASLPANVSICSDSWYHQDAVDEAKPKWER; encoded by the coding sequence ATGATGAACAATGGTCTGAGTCACGGATCTGCAAAGATCTATCAATTCCCCGTCGGCGGCCGTGCGGCCCTCGCCGGACGCCGCTATGGCGAGACCCGCTTTCCCGCCGATCAGGCTTCGCTGCCAGCGAACGTCTCGATCTGCAGCGATAGCTGGTACCACCAGGACGCGGTCGACGAAGCCAAGCCCAAATGGGAACGCTGA
- a CDS encoding GrlR family regulatory protein, translated as MFEGFYKVRFQLGDSVGRSVMHAGNGKMLGGNSAFAHIGSYEKTDSGVDVVIKTVRHNPDPSYRAMAGTDDATLIAKGWADGDLYRFKGELKELPGVPFQSLMTPITEEEVPIAGGVGEAGISDGLYSIHLRMLDGLDGGLTGVMLLNQGRILGGDAAFYYLGSYTAAKGRWKGQILNQEHTPAKDDPIFGGHEVGIGFSGSYDAEQAVLEAAALAGKRSLRLTAALKLMHRA; from the coding sequence GTGTTTGAAGGCTTCTACAAGGTGAGATTTCAGCTCGGCGATTCCGTCGGCCGCAGCGTGATGCATGCCGGCAATGGCAAGATGCTCGGCGGCAATTCGGCTTTCGCCCATATCGGCAGCTACGAGAAGACCGACAGCGGCGTCGACGTCGTCATCAAGACCGTCCGCCACAATCCCGATCCGAGCTACCGCGCCATGGCCGGCACCGACGATGCGACCCTGATCGCGAAGGGCTGGGCCGACGGCGATCTCTATCGCTTCAAGGGCGAGCTCAAGGAGCTGCCGGGCGTGCCGTTCCAGTCGCTCATGACGCCGATCACCGAGGAGGAGGTGCCGATCGCGGGCGGCGTCGGCGAAGCCGGCATCAGCGACGGTCTTTACTCCATCCACCTGCGCATGCTCGACGGCCTCGACGGCGGGCTCACCGGGGTGATGCTGCTCAACCAGGGCCGCATCCTCGGCGGCGATGCGGCTTTCTACTATCTCGGCAGCTACACCGCCGCGAAGGGCCGCTGGAAGGGCCAGATCCTCAACCAGGAGCACACGCCGGCCAAGGACGATCCGATCTTCGGCGGCCACGAGGTCGGAATCGGCTTCTCCGGCAGCTACGACGCGGAGCAGGCGGTTCTGGAGGCAGCGGCGCTGGCCGGCAAGCGATCCTTGCGTCTGACCGCTGCGCTCAAGCTGATGCATCGCGCCTGA
- a CDS encoding SGNH/GDSL hydrolase family protein — protein MRIVAMGSSSTAGRADVVPYPYRLEMYLRQYFKDVVPRPDIRIDVLNRGKGGEEATEELGRFDVDIFRDDPALVIWQVGTNAVFHNDKYDVDIVAGDIRKGLAQLRARGFEVLVIDPQYVTKMLWDDRAELADKMVRLIREAANEASVNLFRRWSLMRHWHVQNNVSFDQLIDTSDPDKLHQNDWSTQQLSLALKNAIIKALGPMA, from the coding sequence GTGCGCATCGTCGCCATGGGCTCGTCGTCAACAGCCGGACGAGCCGACGTCGTCCCGTATCCCTATAGGCTGGAGATGTATTTGCGGCAGTATTTCAAGGATGTGGTGCCGCGGCCGGACATCCGGATTGACGTCCTGAACCGGGGCAAGGGCGGCGAAGAGGCAACCGAAGAGCTTGGACGCTTCGATGTCGATATTTTTCGTGATGATCCGGCATTGGTCATCTGGCAGGTCGGAACCAACGCGGTCTTTCATAACGACAAGTATGACGTGGATATCGTTGCCGGGGACATCAGGAAGGGCCTGGCGCAATTACGCGCTCGCGGCTTCGAGGTTCTGGTGATCGATCCGCAATACGTGACGAAGATGCTTTGGGATGACCGCGCCGAGCTCGCTGACAAGATGGTCCGGCTGATCCGCGAAGCTGCCAATGAGGCAAGTGTGAACTTGTTTCGGCGTTGGTCGCTGATGCGGCACTGGCACGTGCAGAACAATGTCTCGTTCGATCAGTTGATCGACACGAGTGATCCCGACAAGCTGCACCAGAACGATTGGAGCACCCAACAACTTTCCTTGGCGCTCAAGAATGCCATCATCAAAGCCCTCGGGCCGATGGCCTGA
- a CDS encoding DUF2161 domain-containing phosphodiesterase: protein METALYLPVKRFLEELGFTVKGEIGGCDLVGLSAGDPPVVVIGELKLAFNLELILQAVDRAPAGDEVWIAAKMSARGKGRESDARYRNLCRRLGFGMLGVTDRGQVEVLVKPPTAAPRREPKVRSRLVAEHQRRQGDPVLGGSTRAPIMTAYRQQALACAAALAEGPKQVRALRERCPDAGKILLNNVYGWFERAERGIYRLTEAGHAALKRWPQQRVEVGAGAASPL from the coding sequence TTGGAAACCGCGCTTTACCTCCCCGTCAAACGCTTCCTCGAAGAGCTCGGCTTCACGGTCAAGGGCGAGATCGGCGGCTGCGATCTCGTCGGCCTCAGCGCCGGCGATCCACCCGTCGTGGTGATCGGCGAGCTCAAGCTTGCCTTCAATCTCGAGCTGATCCTGCAGGCGGTCGATCGCGCGCCGGCCGGCGACGAGGTCTGGATCGCAGCGAAGATGTCCGCGCGCGGCAAGGGGCGCGAGAGCGATGCGCGCTATCGCAATCTCTGCCGCCGCCTCGGCTTCGGCATGCTTGGCGTGACCGATCGCGGCCAGGTCGAAGTGCTAGTGAAGCCGCCGACCGCGGCGCCGCGCCGCGAGCCGAAGGTGCGCTCGCGTCTGGTTGCCGAGCATCAGCGCCGCCAGGGCGATCCCGTGCTTGGCGGCAGCACCCGCGCACCGATCATGACGGCCTATCGCCAGCAGGCGCTGGCCTGCGCGGCGGCGCTTGCCGAGGGGCCGAAACAGGTGCGCGCGCTGCGCGAACGCTGCCCCGATGCCGGCAAGATCTTGCTTAACAATGTGTATGGCTGGTTCGAACGCGCTGAGCGGGGAATCTACCGGCTCACCGAAGCCGGACACGCCGCCCTGAAGCGTTGGCCCCAGCAACGGGTGGAGGTCGGCGCAGGTGCTGCGTCACCGCTGTGA
- a CDS encoding substrate-binding domain-containing protein, whose protein sequence is MENVRMLSTLGLMGAMRSLSTAFEVISGIHVDADFAPTLALLKRLRAGEAADLVILTREGLDEMIGEGQVVAASAADLARSFVGIAVRAGQAHPDVANEAALRQALLAARSVAYSRLGASGVYFAQLIVRMGIAAEINAKASIVEQGFTAERLVTGEADLAVQQISELKQVGGIEVVGPIPRELQTPAVFSAGRMANAKHAGAADRLLRYLASPEVAPVLRQSGLEP, encoded by the coding sequence ATGGAAAATGTCCGCATGCTCTCGACGCTCGGCCTGATGGGCGCGATGCGGAGCCTGTCCACCGCCTTCGAGGTCATCAGCGGCATCCATGTCGATGCCGATTTCGCGCCGACGCTGGCGCTGCTCAAGCGGTTGCGCGCGGGCGAGGCCGCCGACCTCGTCATCCTCACCCGCGAAGGCCTCGACGAGATGATCGGCGAAGGCCAAGTGGTCGCCGCGAGCGCAGCGGATCTGGCGCGCTCCTTCGTCGGCATCGCCGTGCGGGCAGGGCAAGCGCACCCCGACGTCGCCAACGAAGCCGCGCTGCGCCAGGCGTTGCTCGCCGCGCGGTCCGTCGCCTATTCGCGGCTCGGCGCAAGCGGCGTGTACTTCGCCCAGCTGATCGTGCGGATGGGCATCGCGGCAGAGATCAACGCCAAGGCCAGCATCGTCGAGCAGGGCTTTACCGCCGAGCGGCTCGTGACGGGCGAAGCTGACCTCGCCGTGCAGCAGATCAGCGAGCTGAAGCAGGTCGGCGGCATCGAGGTGGTCGGCCCGATCCCGCGCGAGCTGCAGACGCCGGCCGTGTTCTCCGCTGGCCGCATGGCGAATGCGAAACATGCCGGCGCCGCGGACCGCTTGCTGCGCTATCTGGCATCGCCCGAGGTCGCCCCCGTCCTGCGCCAGTCGGGACTCGAGCCTTGA
- a CDS encoding PaaI family thioesterase: protein MTPLEKLKAMKMPFAELKGVEFVEAEKDRVVARMTVRADLCTLHHTIHGGAVMALADSVGAAATVINLPEDAKGTTTLESKTNFIGGAKEGATIIATATPVHRGRRTQVWTTRLETQDGKLVAVVTQTQLVL, encoded by the coding sequence ATGACGCCGCTCGAGAAACTTAAAGCGATGAAGATGCCGTTCGCCGAGCTCAAGGGCGTCGAGTTTGTCGAGGCGGAGAAGGACCGCGTAGTGGCGCGGATGACCGTCCGGGCCGATCTCTGCACGCTGCACCACACCATCCACGGCGGGGCCGTGATGGCGCTGGCCGATTCCGTCGGCGCGGCGGCGACCGTGATCAATCTGCCCGAGGACGCCAAGGGGACGACCACGCTGGAGAGCAAAACCAATTTCATCGGCGGGGCAAAGGAGGGGGCCACAATCATCGCTACTGCCACCCCGGTGCACCGGGGCCGGCGGACCCAGGTCTGGACCACCCGGCTGGAAACCCAGGACGGCAAGCTGGTTGCGGTGGTGACCCAGACGCAGCTGGTACTGTGA
- the kynA gene encoding tryptophan 2,3-dioxygenase, with protein MTSRDYDPASEGAETDFARRMSYGDYLALDAILGAQHPLSEAHDEMLFIIQHQTTELWMRLAIHELSAARRAIAKDEVAPAMKMLARMSRIFEQLNNAWDVLRTMTPSEYTRFRSQLGQSSGFQSRQYRLIEFLLGNRNHAMLKPHAHDAETVKLLEAELATPSLYDEVLRLADRNGLKMPAAVLARDVRETHSFNEGVLQAWRIVYEAPETHWMLYELAEKLVDFEDYFRRWRFNHVTTVERVIGFKRGTGGTGGVSYLKRMLEVELFPELWRVRTIL; from the coding sequence ATGACGTCCCGCGATTACGATCCTGCAAGCGAAGGCGCCGAGACCGATTTCGCCCGGCGCATGTCCTATGGCGACTACCTTGCGCTGGATGCGATTCTTGGCGCGCAGCACCCGCTGTCGGAGGCGCATGACGAGATGCTGTTCATCATCCAGCATCAGACCACGGAGTTGTGGATGCGGCTCGCCATCCACGAGCTCAGCGCTGCGCGCCGCGCGATCGCCAAAGACGAGGTTGCCCCCGCGATGAAGATGCTGGCGCGGATGTCGCGCATCTTCGAGCAGCTCAACAACGCCTGGGACGTACTCCGGACCATGACGCCCAGCGAGTATACCCGCTTCCGCTCGCAGCTCGGTCAATCCTCGGGGTTCCAGTCACGCCAGTACCGACTGATCGAATTCCTGCTCGGCAACCGCAACCACGCCATGCTGAAGCCGCACGCGCACGATGCCGAGACGGTCAAGCTGCTCGAAGCCGAGCTCGCGACGCCAAGCCTCTATGACGAGGTGCTGCGGCTCGCCGACCGCAACGGGCTCAAGATGCCTGCGGCGGTGCTGGCGCGCGACGTTCGCGAGACGCACAGCTTCAACGAAGGCGTGCTGCAGGCCTGGCGTATCGTCTACGAGGCGCCGGAGACGCACTGGATGCTCTACGAGCTGGCCGAGAAGCTGGTCGATTTCGAGGACTATTTCCGGCGCTGGCGCTTCAACCACGTCACCACGGTCGAGCGGGTCATCGGCTTCAAACGCGGCACCGGCGGCACCGGCGGCGTGAGCTATCTGAAGCGCATGCTCGAGGTCGAGCTGTTTCCCGAGCTCTGGCGCGTGCGTACAATTCTGTAG